A genomic region of Carassius carassius chromosome 13, fCarCar2.1, whole genome shotgun sequence contains the following coding sequences:
- the LOC132156230 gene encoding chitin synthase chs-2-like, giving the protein MEQQQRHKFSQSWDVCNEVPIIQDEQKPKKQKQCLKWFLYAIVGVLVFTLVLLSKTSFLILISFGNNQTEIICSEQKTTVLLGIGFILVGPSVLLLLKSTWKFIFKSATMPSKKTIFWVLCCEFLVGLGAAILTIVAMPHFDIVTNVMILNSVNILSAVFQVVADCLAKERKWLIMVPVCSIFLIVTGYVLFAINYLAFESSLEIKISVGLAIGGTICVSVNWWESYSTLFNVSFLKEISRDIAQSRNMVCIISSLIRIIITSVVIGAYVPLSGQEWKSVKLVFETVVISLVAIQIISSALCRWFVVLACKMRALRCSFIVPMYLASITVLAGFLVPHIVRLPESNQTSTCFENFQLNSSDEWLHLILTDVIRTLNARDIVVHMKTGGLACLGCSALSWWLGLVLSTIYIWYLKIHRIERTQDLFVRPMYEGAFMEQSMLLNTRFEIRKRIKEKRCAKETIRVFLCATMWHESYDEMMKMIISMFRLDNYSPKHKNSDVQFEFHIYFDDAFKDVYNGRHANEYAEILVDVIKEVYTIFSEEDRSIFKQKAALPPQKIINTPYGGRLEYTLPKGNLMIIHLKDKTLIRHKKRWSQIMYLYYILGWRLNRKYFKEFEEGKELESIKERQKKERENMYILALDGDTDFQPSAVMLLIDRLKLYPEVGAACGRIHPTGTGPMVWYQKFEYAVGHWLQKTAEHVFGCVLCSPGCFSLFRGAALMDDNVMKRYTTKANEASQYVQCDQGEDRWLCTLLLQQGWRVEYNAASDAYTKAPQEFKEFYNQRRRWGPSTLANTIDLLGSGELTSQRNSSISKPYILYQIINTAASILGPATVCLMISGSFVFIFNMNANIALILGIVPPTVYLILCFKLKSDTQITIAAIMSVLYAFLMVGTILSIIGDLLRQQTFVTPSGMFLIGIVAMYLITAALHPQEFSLVIYGLVYFLCIPSGYLLLIIYSIVNMNNVTWGTRESGSKAKATAVNTIKQKFMNATCCKCPCLESEDQIEEILPTETITQR; this is encoded by the exons ATGGAACAGCAACAGAGACATAAATTCAg TCAATCTTGGGATGTGTGCAATGAAGTACCAATCATTCAAGATGAGCAGAAgccaaagaaacaaaaacagtgtttgaaatgGTTCCTGTATGCTATTGTTGGTGTACTTGTCTTCACCCTTGTGCTGCTCAGTAAG aCATCATTTCTGATTTTGATATCATTCGGGAACAATCAAACTGAGATTATATGTTCAGAACAAAAAACGACTGTCCTACTTGGCATTGGCTTCATTCTGGTTGGGCCGAGTGTTCTTCTACTGCTAAAGAGCACATGGAAGTTCATTTTCAAGAGTGCAACCATGCCctctaaaaaaactattttttgg GTTCTGTGTTGTGAGTTCCTGGTAGGACTGGGAGCTGCAATTCTAACAATAGTAGCCATGCCACACTTTGACATCGTCACCAATGTGATGATTCTAAACAGTGTGAACATCCTGTCCGCAGTGTTCCAGGTGGTCGCTGATTGCCTTGCCAAAGAGAGAAAGTGGCTTATAATGGTCCCTGTATGCTCCATTTTCTTAATCGTCACAGGTTATGTGCTCTTTGCGATCAATTATTTGGCATTTGAAAGTTCCTTAGAGATAAAAATATCAGTTGGCCTTGCCATAGGTGGAACCATCTGTGTTTCTGTGAACTGGTGGGAGAGCTATAGCACGCTCTTTAATGTGTCATTTCTAAAGGAAATTTCCAGAGACATCGCTCAGTCCCGTAACATGGTCTGCATCATCTCTAGTTTGATAAGAATCATAATTACATCAGTTGTGATTGGAGCTTATGTTCCTTTATCAGGTCAGGAATGGAAATCAGTAAAACTTGTCTTTGAAACAGTTGTCATTTCATTGGTGGCAATCCAGATTATATCATCTGCCTTGTGCCGCTGGTTTGTGGTTTTGGCTTGTAAAATGCGCGCCCTGCGCTGCAGCTTCATCGTGCCCATGTACCTGGCCTCGATCACAGTTTTGGCTGGGTTTTTGGTTCCACATATAGTCAGGCTCCCAGAGTCCAATCAAACTTCTACATGTTTTGAGAACTTTCAGCTGAACTCAAGTGACGAATGGCTACATTTGATATTGACCGATGTTATAAGAACTCTGAATGCCAGGGACATTGTGGTACACATGAAGACAGGAGGACTGGCCTGTTTGGGCTGCTCTGCTCTGAGCTGGTGGCTTGGACTTGTGCTCAGTACAATTTACATCTGGTACCTGAAGATCCATCGAATAGAAAGAACTCAAGATCTGTTCGTGCGACCTATGTATGAAGGAGCATTTATGGAACAGTCTATGTTGCTAAACACCCGTTTTGAAATCAGAAAGAGAATCAAGGAGAAACGGTG TGCAAAAGAAACCATCAGAGTGTTTCTGTGTGCAACAATGTGGCATGAGAGCTATGATGAAATGATGAAGATGATCATCTCTATGTTCAG ACTTGATAACTACAGTcccaaacacaaaaacagcgatGTCCAGTTTGAATTCCATATTTATTTTGATGATGCTTTCAAGGATGTTTATAATGGAAGGCATGCAAATGAATATGCTGAAATTCTTGTGGATGTTATTAAAGAAGTCTACAC CATTTTCAGTGAAGAAGACCGATCCATATTCAAGCAGAAAGCAGCACTACCACCCCAGAAGATCATAAACACCCCTTATGGGGGGCGGCTGGAATACACCCTCCCTAAAGGCAATCTGATGATAATTCATCTCAAAGACAAGACACTTATCCGTCACAAAAAAAGATGGTCTCAG ATAATGTACTTGTATTACATTCTTGGCTGGAGACTTAACAGAAAGTACTTCAAAGAGTTTGAGGAAGGTAAAGAACTGGAATCCATTAAGGAGAGACAGAAG AAAGAAAGGGAGAACATGTATATCTTGGCCCTGGATGGGGACACTGATTTCCAGCCATCTGCAGTAATGCTGTTAATCGACAGACTTAAACTCTACCCAGAGGTTGGGGCTGCCTGTGGCAGGATTCATCCAACAGGCACAG GGCCCATGGTGTGGTATCAGAAGTTTGAATATGCGGTAGGCCACTGGCTACAAAAGACTGCAGAGCACGTGTTCGGCTGTGTACTGTGCAGTCCTGGATGTTTCAGTCTTTTTAGAGGAGCCGCACTCATGGACGACAACGTCATGAAGAGATACACAACCAAAGCCAATGAAGCCAGCCAATACGTCCAGTGTGATCAAG GTGAGGACCGCTGGTTGTGCACTCTGCTGCTGCAGCAGGGCTGGAGGGTGGAGTATAACGCAGCATCTGATGCATACACCAAAGCTCCACAGGAATTTAAAGAGTTCTACAACCAGCGCAGACGCTGGGGACCCTCTACCTTGGCCAACACCATTGACCTCTTGGGTTCAGGAGAACTGACCTCTCAGAGgaacagctctatctcaaaacCTTACATCTTGTACCAGATTATCAACACGGCCGCTTCCATCCTGGGCCCTGCCACTGTCTGTCTCATGATATCAG GAAGCTTTGTGTTCATCTTTAATATGAATGCAAATATAGCCCTTATTTTGGGCATAGTTCCCCCTACTGTCTACCTCATCCTGTGCTTCAAACTGAAATCTGACACACAGATTACAATTGCAGCAATCATGAGTGTACTCTATGCATTTCTCATGGTGGGAACAATTCTCTCAATCATAG GTGATCTATTGAGACAACAGACTTTTGTGACTCCCAGTGGTATGTTCCTCATTGGCATAGTGGCTATGTACCTCATCACGGCAGCTTTACACCCTCAGGAGTTCTCACTGGTCATCTATGGACTGGTATATTTCCTCTGCATTCCCAGTGGGTATCTACTCTTAATTATTTACTCCATAGTCAACATGAACAATGTCACATGGGGCACCCGTGAATCCGGCAGCAAGGCTAAAGCTACAGCAGTCAATACCATCAAGCAGAAGTTCATGAATGCCACATGCTGCAAATGTCCATGCTTGGAATCTGAAGATCAGATTGAGGAGATACTGCCAACAGAAACCATAACACAGAGGTAA
- the LOC132156231 gene encoding chitin synthase chs-2-like, with protein sequence MNCNEFLLDESELPLDEIDFWRELQKKYLEPLKENKEHQEKIANDLKDLRNKATFVFFFCNALWLVATFFLQAIGSTVSIKIPKVYPNGTHAMSEDFSIDPIALMFLLSFASLLLIQFFAMLYHRIYTLIHFVAYADTEIKSYRKQSHQIPDSNHQPEMNDPDTALFFENPSAMPTNAV encoded by the exons ATGAACTGTAACGAATTTCTCTTGGATGAATCTGAACTCCCTTTG GATGAAATCGATTTCTGGAGAGAACTTCAGAAAAAATATCTGGAACCTCTTAAAGAGAATAAAGAGCATCAGGAAAAAATTGCTAATGATCTGAAAGATCTTCGAAATAAA gctacatttgtcTTTTTCTTCTGCAATGCACTTTGGCTGGTGGCAACTTTCTTCCTTCAGGCAATTGGCAGCACAGTCTCCATAAAGATCCCAAAAGTCTATCCAAATGGGACTCATGCCATGTCAGAAGACTTTTCTATAGATCCAATCGCACTGATGTTTCTACTGAGCTTTGCATCATTGCTGTTAATTcagttttttgcaatgctttaccaCAG aaTCTACACATTAATCCATTTTGTGGCATATGCGGACACAGAAATTAAATCTTATAGAAAGCAGTCACATCAG ATCCCGGACTCAAACCACCAGCCTGAGATGAATGACCCAGACACAGCCTTATTTTTTGAGAACCCCTCTGCTATGCCTACAAATGCAGTataa